Proteins encoded in a region of the Pseudomonas sp. GOM7 genome:
- a CDS encoding LPS-assembly lipoprotein LptE gives MMKRNLLVIGLAVLLSACGFQLRGTGSTQFALTELNVSARNAYGDTVKQVREALQNNDVKVYAGAPYKLVISRESENRRAASYTSNGRNAEYELTMKIEYEIHGAKDLLLTSNEIEVQNYYLQDSNNLIGSDEEAAQLRRELRREMIQQLVQRLSLVTPEQLDQLQQTAEARAKAEAEAAEAARQAREAQTAPQQSPIELPRQ, from the coding sequence ATGATGAAACGGAATCTGCTGGTCATCGGCCTGGCCGTACTGCTCAGCGCCTGTGGTTTTCAACTGCGCGGCACGGGCAGCACCCAGTTTGCCCTGACCGAGCTGAACGTCAGTGCACGCAATGCCTATGGCGACACCGTCAAGCAGGTGCGCGAAGCCCTGCAGAACAACGACGTCAAGGTCTATGCCGGCGCGCCTTACAAGTTGGTGATCAGCCGTGAGTCGGAAAATCGCCGCGCGGCCAGCTACACCAGTAATGGCCGTAATGCCGAGTACGAGCTGACCATGAAGATCGAGTACGAGATCCATGGTGCCAAGGATCTGCTGCTGACCAGCAACGAAATCGAAGTGCAGAACTACTACCTGCAGGACAGCAACAACCTCATTGGTTCCGATGAAGAGGCCGCGCAATTGCGTCGCGAACTGCGCCGCGAGATGATCCAGCAACTGGTGCAGCGCCTGAGCCTGGTCACCCCCGAGCAACTCGACCAGTTGCAGCAGACCGCCGAAGCCCGCGCCAAGGCCGAAGCCGAAGCCGCAGAGGCGGCGCGCCAGGCACGCGAGGCGCAGACTGCGCCACAGCAATCGCCCATCGAACTGCCGCGTCAGTGA
- a CDS encoding type II secretion system F family protein produces the protein MAAKALKTSVFTWEGKNKSGAVVKGEINGQNPSLVKAQLRKQGINPTKVRKKSSISFGGGKKIKPMDIALFTRQMATMMKAGVPLLQSFDIIAEGFENPNMRKLVDEVKQEVAAGNSFAASLRKKPQYFDELYCNLVESGEQAGALENLLDRIATYKEKTEALKAKIKKAMNYPIAVVVVAIIVSAILLIKVVPQFESVFANFGAELPAFTLMVIGISQFLQEWWFIFLIGIFAAAFAFKEAMKRSQKFRDSVDRTVLKLPIIGDILYKSAVARFARTLSTTFAAGVPLVDALDSVSGATGNVVFKTATNKIKADVSTGMQLNFSMKTTGTFPSMAVQMTAIGEESGSLDEMLDKVASFYEEEVDNMVDGLTSLMEPIIMAVLGVLVGGLIIAMYLPIFQLGSVV, from the coding sequence ATGGCGGCAAAAGCTCTGAAAACCAGCGTATTCACCTGGGAAGGCAAGAACAAAAGCGGCGCGGTCGTCAAAGGCGAGATCAACGGGCAGAACCCGTCCCTGGTCAAGGCGCAACTGCGCAAGCAGGGCATCAACCCAACCAAGGTGCGCAAGAAATCGAGCATTTCCTTCGGCGGTGGCAAGAAGATCAAGCCCATGGACATCGCCCTGTTCACCCGGCAGATGGCGACCATGATGAAGGCCGGCGTGCCCTTGCTGCAGTCCTTCGACATCATTGCCGAAGGTTTCGAGAACCCAAATATGCGCAAGCTGGTGGACGAGGTGAAGCAGGAAGTCGCCGCCGGTAACAGCTTCGCCGCCTCGCTGCGTAAGAAGCCACAGTATTTCGACGAGCTGTACTGCAACCTGGTGGAGTCCGGTGAACAAGCCGGCGCACTGGAAAACCTGCTGGACCGTATCGCCACCTACAAGGAAAAGACCGAAGCACTCAAGGCCAAGATCAAGAAGGCGATGAACTACCCCATTGCCGTGGTGGTGGTGGCGATCATCGTCTCCGCCATCCTGCTGATCAAGGTAGTGCCTCAGTTCGAGTCGGTCTTCGCCAACTTCGGCGCCGAGTTGCCCGCCTTCACCTTGATGGTAATCGGGATATCCCAGTTCCTGCAGGAATGGTGGTTCATCTTCCTGATCGGGATTTTCGCGGCGGCCTTTGCCTTCAAGGAAGCAATGAAACGCTCGCAGAAATTCCGTGACTCGGTGGATCGCACCGTACTCAAGCTCCCCATCATCGGCGACATTCTCTACAAGTCGGCCGTAGCACGCTTCGCCCGCACCCTCTCCACCACCTTCGCCGCCGGCGTGCCACTGGTGGATGCGCTGGATTCCGTCTCCGGCGCCACCGGCAACGTGGTGTTCAAGACCGCGACCAACAAGATCAAGGCAGACGTGTCCACCGGCATGCAACTCAACTTCTCGATGAAGACCACCGGCACCTTCCCCTCCATGGCCGTGCAGATGACCGCTATCGGCGAGGAGTCCGGCTCGCTAGACGAGATGCTCGACAAGGTCGCCTCCTTCTATGAAGAGGAAGTGGACAATATGGTCGATGGCCTCACCAGTCTGATGGAGCCGATCATCATGGCCGTGCTCGGGGTACTGGTTGGCGGCTTGATCATTGCCATGTACCTGCCGATATTCCAACTGGGCTCCGTGGTTTAA
- a CDS encoding YdcF family protein, translating into MPIRYMLKQLLMPPGVLLLLILLGWWARKRFPRLATSAFVLGLGGLWLMSLPAVMQWSASLLEREPALAESQWPSLAQRADAIVILGAGREQNDPGWGRTDQPGLMALERLRYAARLARASGLPLAATGGLHYGQPPSEAALMADAMRRDYGLEIRWLEEQSRTTWENAVLSAELLQAQGVRRVVLVTQAWHMPRARWSFEQAGFEVITAPMGYFSTSYERPLGGWLPESRVIWQSGMLLNEAIGLLAYPIVYGREAATSIKLQAASKSE; encoded by the coding sequence ATGCCGATTCGCTACATGCTCAAACAACTGCTCATGCCGCCAGGCGTGCTTCTGCTGCTGATCCTGCTGGGCTGGTGGGCGCGCAAGCGTTTTCCTCGCCTGGCTACTAGTGCGTTCGTGCTGGGCTTGGGTGGGCTGTGGTTGATGAGTCTGCCTGCAGTGATGCAATGGAGCGCCAGCCTGCTCGAGCGCGAGCCGGCGCTGGCCGAGTCGCAGTGGCCGAGCCTCGCGCAGCGCGCCGATGCCATCGTGATATTGGGTGCCGGGCGTGAGCAGAACGATCCGGGCTGGGGGCGTACCGATCAACCCGGCCTGATGGCGCTGGAGCGCCTGCGCTATGCGGCGCGCCTGGCGCGAGCATCGGGCCTGCCGTTGGCTGCTACCGGCGGCCTGCATTACGGTCAGCCGCCGAGCGAGGCTGCGCTGATGGCCGATGCCATGCGCCGCGACTATGGGCTGGAGATTCGCTGGCTGGAAGAGCAAAGTCGTACCACTTGGGAGAATGCCGTGCTCAGTGCCGAACTGCTGCAGGCCCAGGGCGTACGCCGCGTGGTGCTGGTCACCCAGGCCTGGCACATGCCGCGGGCGCGCTGGAGTTTCGAGCAGGCTGGCTTTGAGGTGATCACCGCGCCGATGGGCTATTTCAGCACCAGCTATGAGCGCCCGCTGGGCGGCTGGCTGCCGGAGTCGCGCGTGATCTGGCAAAGCGGCATGCTGCTCAACGAGGCGATCGGCTTGCTGGCGTATCCCATCGTCTATGGGCGAGAAGCAGCTACAAGCATCAAGCTTCAAGCGGCAAGTAAAAGCGAGTAG
- a CDS encoding prepilin peptidase, with protein sequence MLVLDFLASHTLAFACCALLLGLLIGSFLNVVVYRLPLMLQRDWREQAREILELPAEPRQATFNLILPNSSCPYCGHEIRPWENVPLLSYLALRGKCSNCKAAISKRYPIVELACGLLSAYIAWHFGFTWQAGAMLLLSWGLLAMSLIDADHQILPDVLVLPLLWLGLMVNHFGLFTSLEDALWGAIAGYLSLWSVYWLFKLITGKEGMGHGDFKLLAMIGAWGGWQVLPLTILLSSLVGAVLGVILLRLRGSDTSTPIPFGPYLAIAGWIALLWGDAITSSYLHFAGF encoded by the coding sequence ATGCTGGTGCTTGATTTTCTGGCCAGCCACACGCTGGCCTTCGCTTGCTGCGCCCTGCTGCTGGGCCTGTTGATCGGCAGCTTTCTCAATGTGGTGGTCTACCGCCTGCCGCTGATGTTGCAGCGAGATTGGCGGGAGCAGGCACGCGAGATACTGGAGCTGCCTGCCGAACCCAGGCAGGCCACCTTCAATCTGATCCTGCCCAATTCGAGCTGCCCGTACTGCGGTCATGAAATTCGCCCTTGGGAGAACGTTCCGCTGCTCAGCTATCTGGCGCTGCGCGGTAAGTGCTCCAACTGCAAGGCGGCCATTAGCAAGCGTTACCCCATTGTGGAGCTGGCCTGCGGCCTGCTTTCGGCTTATATCGCCTGGCATTTCGGTTTCACCTGGCAGGCGGGTGCCATGCTGCTATTGAGCTGGGGCCTGCTGGCGATGAGCCTTATCGACGCCGACCACCAGATCCTGCCGGACGTGCTGGTACTGCCTCTGCTCTGGCTCGGCCTGATGGTCAACCACTTCGGCCTGTTCACCAGCCTGGAAGACGCCCTGTGGGGCGCCATTGCCGGTTATCTGAGCCTGTGGTCGGTGTACTGGTTGTTCAAGCTGATCACCGGTAAGGAGGGCATGGGTCACGGCGACTTCAAGCTGCTGGCCATGATCGGCGCCTGGGGTGGCTGGCAGGTGCTGCCGCTGACCATCCTGCTGTCGTCCCTGGTCGGTGCGGTTCTGGGGGTGATCCTTCTGCGCCTGCGTGGCAGCGACACCAGCACGCCCATCCCCTTCGGCCCCTACCTGGCCATCGCCGGCTGGATCGCCCTGCTCTGGGGTGATGCCATCACCTCCAGCTATCTGCACTTCGCCGGGTTCTGA
- the pilB gene encoding type IV-A pilus assembly ATPase PilB, whose translation MNDSISLSGLARQLAQTGLMDEKAAQQAQQQAQRNKLSLVTYLVQNRLVKSRALAELASEQFGVSFFDLNAIDKESQPRDLVSEKLVRQHRVLPLWRRGNKLFVGLSDPTNHQAVTDIQFSTGLNTEAILVEDDKLGDAIDKFFESSNSGMEDLADVDLDGLDVEAVNDDKPVGETGADADDAPVVRFVNKMLLDAIKGGSSDLHFEPYEKTYRVRFRTDGILHEVARPPIQLAPRISARLKVMAALDISERRKPQDGRIKMRVSKNKAIDFRVNTLPTLWGEKIVMRILDPTSAQMGIDALGYEEEQKELYMNALKQPQGMILVTGPTGSGKTVSLYTGLNILNTPDVNISTAEDPVEINLEGINQVNVNPKQGMDFTQALRAFLRQDPDIIMVGEIRDLDTASIAVKAAQTGHMVMSTLHTNSAAETLTRLRNMGVPSFNIATSVNLIIAQRLARKLCNHCKKEVDVPREALLAEGFPEDKIGTFKIYGPVGCENCKGGYKGRVGIYEVVKNTPNLQRIIMEEGNSIDIATQMRKDGFNDLRTSALLKAMQGVTSLEEVNRVTKD comes from the coding sequence ATGAACGACAGCATTTCCCTTTCCGGCCTGGCCAGGCAGTTGGCGCAAACCGGGTTGATGGACGAAAAGGCCGCCCAGCAAGCGCAACAGCAAGCCCAGCGCAACAAGCTGTCGCTGGTGACCTATCTGGTGCAGAACAGGCTGGTCAAGAGCCGGGCCCTGGCCGAGCTGGCCTCGGAGCAGTTCGGCGTATCCTTCTTCGACCTCAACGCCATCGACAAGGAAAGTCAGCCACGTGACCTGGTCAGCGAAAAGCTGGTACGCCAGCATCGAGTGCTGCCGTTGTGGCGGCGGGGCAATAAGTTGTTCGTCGGGCTTTCCGACCCCACCAACCACCAGGCCGTCACCGACATCCAGTTCAGTACAGGCCTCAACACCGAAGCCATTCTGGTCGAGGATGACAAGCTCGGCGATGCCATCGACAAGTTCTTCGAGTCATCCAATAGCGGCATGGAGGATCTGGCCGATGTAGATCTGGATGGCCTGGATGTGGAGGCGGTCAATGATGACAAGCCGGTAGGTGAAACTGGCGCCGATGCCGACGACGCGCCAGTGGTGCGCTTCGTCAACAAGATGCTGCTGGATGCCATCAAGGGAGGCTCTTCCGACCTGCACTTCGAGCCCTACGAAAAGACCTACCGCGTGCGCTTTCGTACCGACGGTATCCTGCATGAAGTAGCCCGCCCACCCATCCAGTTGGCGCCACGCATTTCCGCGCGCCTCAAGGTGATGGCCGCACTGGATATTTCCGAGCGGCGCAAGCCGCAGGATGGCCGGATCAAGATGCGCGTATCAAAGAACAAGGCCATCGACTTTCGCGTCAACACACTGCCCACCCTGTGGGGCGAGAAGATCGTTATGCGGATTCTCGACCCCACCAGCGCACAGATGGGTATCGATGCCCTCGGCTACGAAGAAGAGCAGAAAGAGCTCTATATGAATGCCCTCAAGCAACCCCAGGGCATGATCCTGGTCACCGGCCCCACCGGCTCGGGCAAGACGGTGTCGCTCTATACCGGCCTGAATATTCTCAATACGCCGGACGTGAACATTTCCACCGCCGAAGACCCGGTGGAAATCAACCTCGAAGGTATCAACCAGGTCAACGTCAATCCCAAGCAGGGTATGGACTTCACCCAGGCGCTACGCGCCTTCCTGCGTCAGGATCCGGACATCATCATGGTGGGTGAGATCCGCGATCTGGATACCGCCTCCATCGCCGTCAAGGCCGCGCAGACCGGGCACATGGTAATGTCCACCCTGCATACCAACAGCGCCGCGGAAACCCTCACGCGCCTGCGCAACATGGGTGTGCCCTCCTTCAATATCGCCACCTCGGTGAACCTGATCATCGCCCAGCGCCTGGCGCGCAAGCTGTGCAACCACTGTAAGAAGGAAGTGGACGTACCGCGCGAAGCGCTGCTGGCTGAAGGCTTCCCCGAGGACAAGATCGGCACCTTCAAGATCTACGGCCCGGTTGGCTGCGAAAATTGCAAGGGCGGTTACAAGGGTCGTGTCGGTATTTATGAAGTGGTTAAAAACACGCCCAACCTGCAGCGCATTATCATGGAAGAAGGCAACTCCATCGATATCGCCACACAGATGCGTAAAGACGGCTTCAATGATCTGCGCACCTCCGCTTTGCTCAAGGCCATGCAAGGGGTTACCAGCCTTGAGGAAGTCAACCGCGTAACCAAGGATTAA
- the holA gene encoding DNA polymerase III subunit delta, which translates to MKLSPAQLGKHLQGVLAPVYVISGDEPLLCQEAADAVRNACRQQGFGERQVFNAEANFDWGNLLQAGASLSLFAEKRLLELRLPSGKPGDKGAAALLEYLARPPEDTVLLLSLPKLDGSTQKSKWAKALIDGQVSQFIQIWPIDAHQLQQWIRQRLAQAGLSASADAVDMIAARVEGNLLAAAQEVEKLKLLAEGNQVDAETVQAAVADSARFDVFGLIDAALNGEAAHALRMLEGLRGEGVETPVILWALARELRLLAGLAHQHAQGIPLEKAFASARPPVWDKRRPLLSKALHRHSSKRWGQLLQQAQQVDAQIKGQAPGDPWSNLALLTLQLSGQRLRL; encoded by the coding sequence ATGAAACTTTCTCCCGCCCAACTCGGCAAGCACCTGCAAGGCGTGCTGGCCCCGGTCTATGTCATCAGCGGTGACGAACCGCTGCTGTGCCAGGAAGCCGCCGATGCCGTGCGCAACGCCTGCCGTCAGCAAGGCTTCGGCGAACGCCAGGTATTCAATGCCGAGGCCAATTTCGACTGGGGCAACCTGCTGCAGGCCGGCGCCAGCCTCTCGCTGTTCGCCGAGAAACGCCTGCTGGAGTTGCGCTTGCCGTCCGGCAAGCCGGGCGACAAGGGCGCGGCTGCCCTGCTCGAATACCTGGCCCGGCCACCGGAGGACACCGTCCTGCTGCTCAGCCTGCCCAAGCTCGACGGCAGCACGCAGAAATCCAAATGGGCCAAGGCGCTGATCGACGGCCAGGTAAGCCAGTTCATCCAGATCTGGCCGATCGACGCCCATCAACTGCAGCAATGGATTCGCCAGCGCCTGGCCCAGGCCGGCCTCAGCGCCAGCGCCGATGCGGTGGATATGATCGCTGCACGGGTGGAAGGCAACCTGCTGGCGGCCGCCCAGGAAGTGGAGAAGCTCAAGCTGCTGGCCGAAGGCAACCAGGTGGATGCGGAAACCGTCCAGGCCGCCGTGGCCGACAGTGCCCGCTTCGATGTCTTCGGCCTGATCGATGCAGCCCTCAACGGCGAAGCGGCACACGCTCTGCGCATGCTCGAAGGCCTGCGTGGCGAAGGCGTGGAAACCCCGGTGATCCTCTGGGCCCTGGCCCGCGAGCTGCGCCTGCTGGCCGGCCTGGCCCACCAGCACGCCCAGGGCATCCCTCTGGAGAAAGCCTTCGCCAGTGCCCGCCCGCCAGTGTGGGACAAACGCCGCCCCTTGCTCTCCAAGGCCCTGCACCGTCACAGCAGCAAACGCTGGGGGCAGTTGCTGCAGCAGGCGCAGCAGGTCGATGCACAGATCAAGGGCCAGGCCCCAGGTGACCCCTGGAGCAATCTGGCGCTGCTGACCCTGCAGCTATCCGGACAACGCCTGCGTCTGTAA
- the leuS gene encoding leucine--tRNA ligase, with translation MHEQYSPREIEAAAQSHWDAQNSFVVSEQPGKDTFYCLSMFPYPSGKLHMGHVRNYTIGDVIARYQRMQGKNVLQPMGWDAFGMPAENAAMKNQVAPAKWTYENIAYMKSQLKSLGLAVDWTREVTTCKPDYYRWEQWLFTRLFEKGVIYRKNGTVNWDPVDQTVLANEQVIDGRGWRSGALIEKREIPMYYFKITAYAEELLSSLNELDGWPEQVKTMQRNWIGKSFGADIVFDYDVASIGIDGQLKVYSTRPDTLMGATYVAVAAEHPLAQRAAESNPAIAAFIAECKAGSVAEADMATMEKKGLATGQFVIHPLTGDKLPVFVANYVLWGYGEGAVMAVPAHDERDFEFAIKYDLPIKPVYKKVFIKDQPRGERNPEDQEEHVDTTQWQEWYGWKEHLVTINSGKYNDLYFDAAFDAIVGDLEASEHGSRKTQFRLRDWGISRQRYWGCPIPIIHCEACGDVPVPEDQLPVVLPEDVVPDGAGSPLAKMPEFYECTCPKCGAPAKRETDTMDTFVESSWYFARYASPNYDKGMVDPAAANHWLPVDQYIGGIEHAILHLLYARFFHKLMRDEGLVSSNEPFKNLLTQGMVVAETYYRTLENGGKDWFNPADVEVERDAKAKVIGAKLKSDGLPVEIGGTEKMSKSKNNGVDPQAMIDQYGADTCRLFMMFASPPDQSCEWSDAGVEGANRFLRRVWRLAHGHVSAGLPGKLDVASLNDEQKAVRRAIHLAIKQASNDIGQHHKFNTAVAQVMTLMNVLEKAATATEQDRALVHEGLEIVTLLLAPITPHISHELWQRLGHADAVIDAQWPQVDESALVQDSLTLVVQVNGKLRGQIEVPAAASREEVEAAARANENVLRFTEGLSIRKVIVVPGKLVNIVAN, from the coding sequence ATGCACGAACAGTACTCGCCCCGTGAAATAGAAGCCGCCGCGCAGTCCCACTGGGACGCGCAGAACTCCTTCGTCGTCAGCGAACAGCCCGGCAAGGACACCTTCTACTGCCTGTCGATGTTCCCCTACCCCAGCGGCAAGCTACACATGGGGCACGTGCGCAACTACACCATCGGCGACGTGATCGCGCGCTATCAGCGCATGCAGGGCAAGAACGTGCTGCAGCCAATGGGCTGGGACGCCTTCGGCATGCCGGCGGAAAACGCCGCGATGAAGAACCAGGTGGCACCGGCCAAGTGGACTTACGAGAACATCGCCTACATGAAGTCCCAGCTCAAATCGCTGGGTCTGGCCGTCGACTGGACGCGCGAAGTCACCACCTGCAAGCCGGACTACTACCGCTGGGAACAATGGCTTTTCACCCGCCTGTTCGAGAAGGGCGTGATCTACCGCAAGAACGGCACCGTCAACTGGGATCCGGTGGATCAGACCGTACTGGCCAACGAGCAGGTCATCGACGGCCGTGGCTGGCGTTCGGGCGCGCTGATCGAGAAGCGCGAAATCCCGATGTACTACTTCAAGATCACCGCCTATGCCGAAGAGCTGCTGAGCAGCCTGAATGAACTGGATGGCTGGCCCGAGCAGGTCAAGACCATGCAGCGCAACTGGATCGGCAAGAGCTTCGGTGCCGACATCGTGTTCGACTACGACGTCGCCAGCATCGGCATCGACGGCCAGCTCAAGGTCTACTCGACCCGCCCCGACACCCTGATGGGCGCCACCTACGTCGCCGTGGCCGCCGAACACCCACTGGCCCAGCGTGCCGCCGAGAGCAACCCGGCCATCGCCGCCTTTATCGCCGAGTGCAAGGCCGGCTCCGTGGCCGAGGCCGACATGGCCACCATGGAGAAGAAGGGCCTGGCCACCGGCCAGTTCGTCATCCACCCGCTGACCGGCGACAAGCTGCCGGTATTCGTCGCCAACTACGTACTGTGGGGCTACGGCGAAGGCGCGGTGATGGCCGTGCCGGCACATGACGAGCGCGACTTCGAGTTCGCCATCAAGTACGACCTGCCGATCAAGCCTGTTTACAAGAAAGTCTTTATCAAGGATCAACCTCGTGGAGAGCGAAATCCTGAAGACCAAGAAGAGCATGTCGATACCACTCAATGGCAGGAGTGGTATGGATGGAAAGAGCATCTCGTAACTATCAACAGCGGCAAATACAACGATCTGTACTTTGATGCCGCCTTCGACGCCATCGTCGGCGACCTGGAAGCCAGCGAACATGGCTCGCGCAAGACCCAGTTCCGCCTGCGCGACTGGGGCATCAGCCGCCAGCGCTACTGGGGCTGCCCCATCCCGATCATCCACTGCGAAGCCTGCGGTGACGTGCCGGTGCCGGAAGACCAGTTGCCGGTGGTGCTGCCCGAAGACGTGGTGCCGGACGGCGCCGGCTCGCCGCTGGCGAAGATGCCCGAGTTCTACGAGTGCACCTGCCCGAAATGCGGCGCACCGGCCAAGCGCGAAACCGACACCATGGACACCTTCGTAGAGTCGTCCTGGTACTTCGCCCGCTACGCCAGCCCGAATTACGACAAAGGCATGGTCGACCCGGCTGCGGCCAACCACTGGCTGCCGGTAGATCAGTACATCGGCGGCATCGAGCACGCCATCCTGCACCTGCTGTACGCGCGCTTCTTCCACAAGCTGATGCGTGACGAAGGTCTGGTCAGCTCCAATGAGCCGTTCAAGAACCTGCTGACCCAGGGCATGGTGGTGGCCGAGACCTACTACCGTACCCTGGAAAACGGCGGCAAGGACTGGTTCAACCCGGCCGACGTGGAAGTCGAGCGTGACGCCAAGGCCAAGGTCATCGGCGCCAAGCTCAAGAGCGACGGACTGCCGGTGGAAATCGGCGGCACCGAGAAGATGTCCAAGTCGAAGAACAACGGCGTCGACCCGCAGGCCATGATCGACCAGTACGGCGCCGACACCTGCCGCCTGTTCATGATGTTCGCCTCGCCGCCCGACCAGAGCTGCGAATGGTCGGATGCCGGTGTCGAGGGTGCCAACCGCTTCCTGCGCCGCGTCTGGCGTCTGGCCCACGGCCACGTCAGCGCCGGTCTGCCGGGCAAACTGGATGTCGCCAGCCTGAACGACGAACAGAAGGCCGTGCGCCGCGCCATTCACCTGGCCATCAAGCAGGCCAGCAACGATATCGGCCAGCACCACAAGTTCAACACCGCCGTCGCCCAGGTGATGACCCTGATGAACGTTCTGGAAAAGGCCGCCACCGCGACCGAACAGGATCGTGCCCTGGTGCACGAAGGTCTGGAGATCGTCACCCTGCTGCTGGCGCCAATCACGCCGCATATCAGCCACGAGCTGTGGCAGCGTCTGGGCCATGCCGATGCGGTGATCGACGCGCAGTGGCCGCAAGTGGACGAATCCGCCCTGGTGCAGGACAGCCTGACCCTGGTGGTGCAGGTCAACGGCAAGCTGCGCGGACAGATCGAAGTGCCGGCAGCGGCCTCCCGCGAGGAAGTCGAGGCTGCCGCCCGCGCCAACGAGAACGTCCTGCGCTTCACCGAGGGCCTGAGCATTCGCAAGGTCATCGTGGTGCCAGGCAAGCTGGTCAACATAGTCGCCAACTGA
- the lnt gene encoding apolipoprotein N-acyltransferase, whose protein sequence is MPQWITRPGWPGHLLAMLGGALTTLALAPFDIWPLAVISIALLYYGLRELRPGQAALRSWSYGFGLFASGTSWVYVSIHDYGSASPALAGFLTLGFVAGLGLFFALFGAVWARWIRRREAPLADALAFAALWVAQEVFRGWFLTGFPWLYAGYSQLSGPLAGLAPLGGVWLLSFALALSAALIVNLNALRPRRAFYACALVLLVAPWGAGLALQDHSWTMPKGEPLKVAAIQGNVEQNLKWDPAQLSAQLALYRDLSFSAKPVDILVWPETAIPVLKDQAQGYIGVMDRFARDRDSALITGVPVRQPNARGEMRYYNAITSFGAGQGTYLKQKLVPFGEYVPLQEVLRGLIAFFDLPMSDFARGPADQPPLLAKGQRIAPYICYEVVYPAFAAQMAAQSDILLTVSNDAWFGTSIGPLQHLQMAQMRALEAGRWMIRATNNGITVLIDPYGRVQKRLPQFEQAVLYGEVQSMQGLTPYLQWRNWPLALLCALLLGWALLASRMAKAL, encoded by the coding sequence ATGCCGCAATGGATAACCCGCCCGGGCTGGCCCGGTCATCTGCTCGCCATGCTCGGCGGTGCGCTCACCACGCTGGCGTTGGCACCCTTCGATATCTGGCCGCTGGCCGTCATCTCCATTGCCCTGCTGTATTACGGCCTGCGCGAGTTGCGCCCCGGCCAGGCGGCGCTGCGTAGCTGGAGCTATGGCTTCGGCCTGTTCGCCTCAGGCACTAGCTGGGTATATGTCAGCATCCACGACTACGGCTCGGCCTCGCCGGCCCTGGCCGGCTTTCTGACCCTGGGTTTCGTCGCCGGCCTGGGGCTGTTCTTCGCCCTGTTCGGGGCCGTCTGGGCACGCTGGATCCGCCGCCGCGAGGCGCCACTGGCCGATGCCCTGGCCTTCGCGGCCTTGTGGGTGGCGCAGGAAGTGTTCCGTGGCTGGTTCCTCACCGGTTTTCCCTGGCTCTACGCCGGCTATAGCCAACTCAGCGGCCCGCTGGCAGGGCTGGCACCGCTGGGCGGGGTCTGGCTGTTGTCGTTCGCGCTGGCGCTCTCGGCCGCGCTGATCGTCAACCTCAATGCCTTGCGCCCACGCCGAGCCTTCTATGCCTGCGCCCTGGTATTGCTGGTGGCACCCTGGGGTGCCGGCCTCGCCCTGCAGGATCATTCCTGGACGATGCCCAAGGGCGAACCGCTGAAGGTCGCCGCGATCCAGGGCAACGTCGAGCAAAACCTCAAGTGGGATCCAGCGCAACTGAGCGCACAACTGGCGCTGTACCGCGACCTCAGCTTCAGCGCCAAGCCCGTGGATATCCTGGTCTGGCCGGAAACCGCCATCCCCGTGCTCAAGGACCAGGCGCAGGGCTATATCGGCGTGATGGATCGCTTCGCCCGCGACCGCGACAGCGCCCTGATCACCGGCGTGCCCGTGCGTCAGCCCAATGCACGCGGCGAGATGCGCTATTACAACGCGATCACCAGTTTCGGCGCAGGCCAAGGCACCTACCTCAAGCAGAAGCTGGTGCCCTTCGGCGAGTACGTGCCGCTACAGGAAGTGCTGCGTGGCCTGATCGCCTTCTTCGACCTGCCGATGTCCGACTTCGCCCGCGGCCCGGCCGATCAGCCACCGCTGCTGGCCAAGGGGCAGCGCATCGCGCCCTATATCTGCTACGAGGTGGTCTACCCTGCGTTCGCCGCCCAAATGGCGGCCCAGAGCGATATCCTCCTGACCGTGAGCAACGACGCCTGGTTCGGCACCTCCATCGGCCCCCTGCAACACCTGCAGATGGCGCAGATGCGCGCCCTGGAGGCTGGCCGCTGGATGATCCGCGCCACCAACAATGGCATCACCGTGCTGATCGATCCCTATGGTCGAGTGCAAAAGCGGCTGCCGCAGTTCGAGCAGGCCGTACTCTATGGCGAGGTGCAGTCCATGCAGGGGCTGACGCCCTACCTGCAGTGGCGCAACTGGCCGCTGGCACTGCTTTGCGCGCTCCTGCTGGGCTGGGCGCTGCTGGCCAGCCGCATGGCCAAAGCGCTATAG